The following are encoded together in the Phaseolus vulgaris cultivar G19833 chromosome 9, P. vulgaris v2.0, whole genome shotgun sequence genome:
- the LOC137821681 gene encoding serine/threonine-protein kinase CTR1-like: MPHRTTYIFPRQFPERGLDESTKQLLDHEKKKIVNSIKHDTLSVESGTPKKPLLIKDNDVVLSSAEHSAVSDLFAAGDKFRTKHKQIAAFCDWLIDNKVSHSSHHCDGDLLLQPETTVKDAAVDQSFDRQVSLPRLSSGSSYAGSLFSGTTFDCNFSSDIKEETSSSRTLTTIAAPRHKDEEEEQVTEKLAKKSKESYILQLTLARRLNCLASLVTEPVLTPGTETWDAESVSYRLWVSGCLSYTDKISDGFYNILGMNPYLWVMCNDVEEGRRIPTLMALKAVEPSETCMEVVLVDRREDSRLKLLQDKAQELYCASENTLVLVEQLGKLVAICMGGMFPVEQGDLHKRWKLVSKKLRNFHKCVVLPIGSLSTGLCRHRAILFKRLADYIGLPCRIARGCKYCVADHRSSCLVKIKDDRQLSREYVVDLVGEPGNVHGPDSSINGAYVSSMPSPFQICHLKESQSPYMEDIASSESVGSNNRTVNPENLPYSGCGNNDQQAKETDLPRSSIYASVDQICEVTEPSPIPSGFEGNEDECAVLSSVLPTIHEDDSKALHPAIEASLHEYPSVSEDVVQVQEISNNEIIVNGSSVVKSSFKRSILGSSSQSELKQVDNIIENKGCLPAGNIPRYVNLEPSLAMDWLEISWEDLRIKERVGAGSFGTVYRAEWHGSDVAVKVLTVQDFHDDQLKEFLREVAIMKRVRHPNVVLFMGSVTKRPHLSIVTEYLPRGSLYRLLYRPASGEILDKRRRLRMALDVARGINYLHCLKPPIVHWDLKSPNLLVDKNWTVKVCDFGLSRFKANTCIPSKSVAGTPEWMAPEFLRGEPSNEKSDVYSFGVILWELVTMKQPWSGLSPAQVVGAVAFQNRRLAIPTNISQALASLMESCWADDPSERPSFGSIVESLKKLVKSPAESINMGDT; encoded by the exons ATGCCTCACAGAACCACATACATTTTCCCGCGTCAATTCCCGGAGCGAGGGTTGGATGAATCTACCAAACAGCTATTAGAtcatgagaaaaagaaaatcgTCAACTCAATCAAACATGACACGTTGAGCGTCGAAAGCGGCACTCCGAAAAAACCGCTTCTGATTAAAGACAACGACGTCGTTCTCTCCTCCGCTGAGCACTCCGCCGTCTCCGACCTGTTCGCCGCCGGCGACAAGTTTCGGACCAAACACAAGCAAATCGCTGCGTTCTGCGATTGGCTGATCGACAACAAAGTCAGCCACTCCAGCCACCACTGCGACGGCGACCTACTTCTTCAGCCCGAAACCACCGTCAAGGACGCTGCCGTTGACCAGAGCTTCGACCGGCAGGTTTCGCTGCCGAGGCTATCAAGCGGGAGCAGCTATGCTGGAAGCTTGTTTTCGGGGACGACGTTTGATTGCAATTTTTCCAGCGACATTAAGGAGGAAACGTCGTCGTCTCGCACACTCACTACTATCGCTGCGCCGAGGCACAAGGATGAGGAGGAAGAACAGGTCACGGAGAAGTTGGCCAAGAAGTCGAAAGAGAGCTACATCTTGCAACTCACGTTAGCGAGGAGGCTCAACTGTTTGGCTAGCCTCGTCACTGAACCTGTTCTCACTCCAGGAACCGAAACCTGGGATGCTGAATCCGTTTCTTATCGCCTATGG GTGAGTGGATGTTTATCTTACACGGACAAGATATCTGACGGGTTTTATAACATATTGGGGATGAATCCATATCTTTGGGTGATGTGTAATGATGTCGAAGAAGGTAGAAGGATACCTACTTTGATGGCGCTAAAAGCGGTTGAGCCCAGCGAAACTTGTATGGAGGTGGTGCTTGTTGATAGACGCGAGGACTCTCGCTTGAAGCTGCTACAAGATAAGGCGCAAGAGTTGTATTGTGCTTCTGAGAACACCTTGGTGTTAGTGGAACAACTAGGGAAACTGGTAGCCATTTGTATGGG GGGTATGTTTCCGGTGGAGCAAGGCGATCTTCACAAGCGCTGGAAGTTGGTTAGTAAGAAGTTGAGGAATTTTCACAAGTGTGTTGTGCTTCCCATTGGCAGCCTGTCTACTGGGCTTTGTAGGCATCGGGCAATTCTTTTTAAG AGATTGGCAGATTACATAGGTTTGCCCTGTCGTATAGCTCGTGGTTGCAAGTACTGTGTTGCAGATCATAGATCCTCTTGTCTAGTCAAAATTAAAGATGACAGACAGCTCTCAAG GGAGTATGTGGTCGACCTAGTTGGGGAACCAGGAAATGTCCATGGACCAGATTCCTCAATAAATGGAGCATATGTTTCTTCAATGCCTTCCCCGTTTCAAATTTGTCACTTAAAAGAATCACAATCACCTTATATGGAGGACATAGCAAGTTCTGAATCTGTAGGTTCCAATAACAGAACTGTTAATCCTGAAAATCTTCCATATTCAG GCTGCGGAAATAATGATCAACAAGCTAAAGAAACTGATTTGCCAAGAAGTTCCATTTATGCTTCAGTTGATCAAATCTGTGAAGTTACAGAACCATCTCCAATTCCTTCTGGATTCGAAGGGAATGAGGATGAATGTGCAGTTCTTAGTTCGGTTTTGCCTACCATCCATGAAGATGATTCTAAAGCTCTTCATCCAGCCATCGAAGCATCACTACATGAATATCCAAGCGTTAGCGAAGATGTAGTACAAGTACAAGAAATTTCCAACAATGAGATCATTGTAAATGGAAGTTCTGTGGTGAAAAGTAGTTTCAAGCGATCTATACTTGGTTCATCCAGCCAGTCAGAACTGAAACAGGTAGACAATATAATTGAAAACAAGGGTTGTTTACCTGCAGGGAATATTCCAAGATATGTAAATCTTGAACCATCACTTGCCATGGACTGGCTTGAGATATCATGGGAGGATTTACGAATTAAAGAGCGTGTTGGTGCTG GTTCATTTGGGACAGTGTACCGTGCTGAATGGCATGGATCG GATGTTGCAGTCAAGGTTTTAACAGTTCAGGATTTCCATGATGATCAGTTGAAGGAGTTTCTGAGAGAG GTTGCAATAATGAAACGGGTTCGCCATCCAAATGTGGTGTTATTCATGGGGTCTGTTACAAAACGCCCCCATCTATCAATAGTGACAGAATATTTGCCCAG GGGTAGTTTATACCGCTTGCTATACAGACCAGCATCTGGTGAAATTCTGGATAAGAGGAGGAGGCTACGGATGGCTTTGGATGTG GCTAGAGGAATCAATTATCTCCACTGTCTTAAACCTCCAATTGTGCACTGGGATCTCAAATCCCCAAACTTGTTAGTGGACAAAAATTGGACTGTGAAG GTTTGTGATTTTGGATTGTCCAGATTTAAGGCAAACACTTGCATACCATCCAAATCAGTTGCTGGAACA ccTGAGTGGATGGCTCCAGAATTTCTTCGTGGAGAACCCTCCAATGAGAAATCTGACGTATACAGTTTTGGAGTTATCCTGTGGGAACTTGTGACCATGAAACAGCCATGGAGTGGACTTAGTCCTGCCCAG GTGGTTGGAGCTGTTGCCTTCCAGAACAGGAGGCTTGCTATCCCTACAAACATCTCCCAAGCATTGGCCTCCCTCATGGAATCTTGTTGGGCCGA TGACCCTAGTGAGCGGCCATCATTTGGTAGCATAGTTGAGTCACTAAAGAAGCTGGTAAAATCTCCGGCAGAATCTATAAACATGGGAGATACATAG
- the LOC137822790 gene encoding geranylgeranyl transferase type-2 subunit alpha 1, which produces MHGRPRKALKQEDEAALSAKTQKLRSLQAHFLANHHNRIYSKEALDVSAKLLEINPECYTAWNYRKLAVQHLLSNSDSDPHSIFQDELKLVEIALRKNFKSYGAWHHRKWVLSQGHSSIDNEMRLLNGFQKADPRNFHAWNYRRFVTELMKRSDEDELKYTEEVIGANFSNYSAWHNRSVLLSSLLKRKVEGYFPKEIFLKEEFEHVHNAIFTDPDDQSGWFYHLWLIDQTVKTDAPLLVSSWPSHGSNITVIRDNGLHGCGLSLLNGTLSDTRTLPIILDFNQAVEGINSSTVSIKSELLKEELVWKPLSTSNSNTAQVWVVYLNLGNMELQQSKTYSVDISIGHSKGIVSSNENHYADPSQISFKVFVQTASIEHSEGQGGKKTTWKHTNFHKIDHFKESDSIISAVQNHHIPTTSNWHTEEIGEEITKFRDLLSDYDCKIGKLTLARLLTALDSLSSQHDGRISNTEEILQLYTDLMKLDPTHFLYYKDEHSLISLKQITSTRDSLLPYCHYYKDATETITGYVSLQLQNLSLSRLGSIENLLWVQMLDLSHNELQSIEGLEAMQLLSCLNLSHNKIGSFTALGPLRLVKSLKVLNISYNELGCHSVDTTRYLCPSPLSHTEEFAWDRFEILTGSVSATKFWEVFLIFGSLTLTELNIIGNAVADENFRSFLVKVLPTLKWLDDEELS; this is translated from the exons ATGCACGGTAGGCCTCGCAAAGCGTTGAAGCAAGAAGATGAAGCTGCTTTATCTGCCAAAACTCAAAAGCTTCGTTCACTTCAAGCTCACTTTCTTGCTAATCACCACAATCGCAT ATATAGCAAGGAAGCTCTAGATGTGAGTGCGAAGCTTCTAGAAATTAATCCAGAGTGCTACACAGCTTGGAATTACAGAAAACTCGCCGTTCAACACCTCCTCTCTAACTCTGATTCCGATCCTCATTCTATCTTCCAAGACGAGCTCAAACTC GTGGAGATCGCGCTGAGGAAGAATTTCAAGTCTTACGGCGCTTGGCATCACAGAAAATGGGTGCTCAGCCAGGGGCATTCGTCCATCGACAACGAAATGCGCCTTCTGAATGGTTTTCAGAAGGCCGATCCTCGAAATTTTCACGCGTGGAATTACCGAAG GTTTGTGACCGAACTGATGAAACGATCTGATGAGGATGAGTTGAAGTACACGGAGGAAGTTATAGGGGCTAATTTCAGTAATTACTCTGCATGGCACAATCGTAG TGTGCTTTTGTCTAGTTTGTTGAAAAGAAAGGTTGAAGGATATTTCccaaaagaaatttttttgaaagagGAGTTTGAGCATGTCCACAATGCTATCTTTACTGATCCAGATGATCAGAGTGGCTGGTTTTATCATCTTTGGCTTATTGATCAAACAGTGAAAACTGATGCTCCTCTACTTGTTTCGTCTTGGCCATCCCATGGATCTAATATAACTGTAATTAGGGACAACGGCCTTCATGGCTGTGGTTTGTCTCTGCTAAATGGTACACTATCAGACACTAGAACTCTACCGATCATTCTTGATTTCAATCAAGCTGTAGAAGGAATAAACTCATCCACAGTGTCTATTAAATCTGAACTTTTAAAGGAGGAACTTGTTTGGAAACCACTTTCAACGAGCAATTCAAATACTGCTCAAGTTTGGGTTGTATATCTAAACCTTGGAAATATGGAACTTCAACAGTCAAAAACCTACTCTGTAGATATCAGCATTGGACATTCTAAGGGTATTGTATCTTCTAATGAAAATCACTACGCTGATCCTTCCCAAATTTCCTTTAAGGTGTTTGTACAGACTGCATCTATTGAACATTCTGAAGGACAGGGTGGAAAAAAGACTACATggaagcatacaaatttccataAAATTGATCATTTTAAGGAATCAGATTCCATTATTTCTGCTGTTCAAAATCACCATATTCCAACAACTTCCAATTGGCACACTGAGGAAATTGGTGAAGAAATAACTAAATTTCGGGATTTATTGTCAGACTATGATTG taaAATTGGAAAGCTTACTCTTGCAAGACTTTTGACTGCTCTTGATTCGTTATCATCTCAACATGATGGAAGAATATCTAACACTGAAGAAATTCTTCAACTTTACACCGATCTGATGAAGTTGGATCCAACACATTTTCTATACTACAAAGACGAGCATAGTCTAATATCACTAAAGCAG ATAACTTCAACTAGGGACTCTTTACTACCATACTGCCACTACTATAAAGATGCAACAGAAACAATCACTGGTTATGTTTCTCTACAATTACAAAATCTATCATTGTCTCGACTGGGATCCATTGAGAATTTATTGTGGGTGCAAATGCTAGACCTTAGCCACAACGAACTTCAATCCATTGAAG GATTGGAGGCAATGCAACTTCTATCTTGCTTAAATCTGAGTCATAATAAAATTGGTAGCTTTACTGCTTTGGGGCCTCTCAGATTGGTTAAGTCACTTAAAGTGCTGAATATCTCCTACAATGAGTTGGGTTGTCACTCAGTTGACACAACGAGATACTTATGCCCGTCTCCTCTATCTCACACCGAAGAATTTGCATGGGACCGTTTTGAAATCCTCACTGGCAGTGTTAGCGCCACAAAATTCTGGGAAGTTTTCTTGATTTTTGGAAGTTTGACATTGACAGAATTAAACATAATAGGGAATGCAGTAGCCGATGAAAACTTCAGGTCATTTCTTGTCAAAGTTTTGCCAACGCTCAAGTGGCTAGATGACGAAGAACTATCTTGA
- the LOC137822789 gene encoding uncharacterized protein, with product MEPDEKKAMIRDIALQVIVISLAIFSFLWMHGIPQRLYAKLRYRPPNPRAVQAKGHFVKGAQLIAQARRSKTASVTTSLAKQALAEAEKAIELDPKDAASHFLKSMALDLQGFRSNALDALDAALSPLAAASLAADERGDALLKRAELKIALSERRADSVLADLNESVKLSPRNAKAWCMLGECCEGNEMGEEAKKAYKEALELEPQLNVAQEALKRLGSSTESKV from the coding sequence ATGGAGCCCGATGAGAAAAAAGCAATGATTCGCGATATTGCGCTACAAGTCATTGTCATCTCCCTCGCCATCTTCTCCTTCCTCTGGATGCACGGCATTCCCCAGCGCCTCTATGCCAAGCTCCGCTACCGTCCCCCAAACCCACGCGCCGTCCAAGCCAAAGGCCATTTCGTCAAAGGCGCGCAACTCATCGCGCAAGCCAGAAGATCCAAAACCGCCTCCGTCACAACTTCCCTCGCTAAACAGGCCCTAGCGGAAGCCGAGAAGGCCATCGAGCTTGATCCCAAGGACGCCGCCTCGCACTTCTTGAAGTCCATGGCGCTCGATCTCCAGGGCTTCCGTAGCAACGCGCTGGACGCGCTGGACGCCGCGCTGTCTCCACTGGCTGCGGCGTCGCTGGCGGCCGACGAGAGAGGCGACGCGCTGCTGAAGAGAGCGGAGCTGAAGATCGCGTTGAGCGAGCGGCGCGCTGACTCGGTGCTGGCGGATTTGAACGAGTCGGTGAAGCTGAGTCCGCGGAACGCGAAAGCGTGGTGCATGTTGGGAGAGTGTTGTGAGGGAAATGAGATGGGAGAGGAAGCGAAGAAGGCTTATAAAGAGGCTCTCGAATTGGAGCCGCAATTGAATGTGGCTCAGGAAGCTCTCAAAAGGTTGGGTTCGTCTACCGAATCAAAGGTTTGA